In a single window of the Melanotaenia boesemani isolate fMelBoe1 chromosome 22, fMelBoe1.pri, whole genome shotgun sequence genome:
- the kif26bb gene encoding kinesin-like protein KIF26B isoform X4, with amino-acid sequence MPSVTGERFPASTRAANGISEVHHHCKSVGFSSTKGGDNQPNKKRPTPEGAGGSRSDPHRNMCQRADDVPSYNSLPGSVGDSIRSTMSFGSGTICRGSNPGFGRSDRKVASCEKCSATLVALKKQALSLAVHHHFSCKDTSDLSAFLHDNLRVHCRTNVEFKERERELGQCGTCGANLNQFKQEAIHLALSRGQSSAKPPFGFGLSGGTVLGQNEIKAVHQSYSQTHTSRPGSPRTPQRTPQRTPQTLRRRGPKLPNPDMDRWVEEQQQLVASKSVSNTDGVTINSYHQAADGATQNWVDAGTVQASSKIPHISRVVTIANTAAMSFLARAAEKLNLTLRKKGQACDPAPSHFSTCFREIIQKNPPPVPSCLLQAATRTKDSPDVGKVKVVLRVSRMLSEGQPQPPVLRIEPSKKRVTIMEPVTKNIPHTTMTLGRDGKSPLKTFNFDAAYSQDSSQAEVCAGVLSDVIRCVLSGSDGCVLGLGCTDVGSWSCMVGSGENIQKLGLIPCAISWLYSAIERRREKTWTDLSVSVSAIEMCCGEEDTLRDLLGEVVPSSGSVQNSPKAHVKVQEDPVYGMQLRNHNRVKAPTAERAASLLDAAIAARRHTDFITYLCHSSIMFFTLHIQPPRTESSTIGKSGSRGTTKLTLIDVCNGMRGIIKNKPPHSELGPIVLSLLSGHKTIPSKNNKLTMLLRESLARENCHIAVIAQVADSLAHLPETFSTIQLASRIRRTQKRTKQSTSCSPCGRSLTKEKRAPQSLSLRAFHSTDEVDVDNRPFRLRGELDRSSSDQSCDTVIQIDSDGLVHSKAAPVHSQPEFVPIIPSLHPNKADLDDPEFTALLQELLRIPQMHGEKKTEETVHDDTDALKADKKPPERDCLKCDTFAELQERLGCIDGSEMTIDVLKSSLKGASLKNILTKSQPKKEASDAPQTVLNPGMCCSQTSPGEKQTDGALPGDSFQREDSGLYDCEECSANSSSEELLNQTLGLNMTMRSAFPNTTPVKSGNQLSSQGFDTNPKISTSSPAIQPSDKQDSHEAADWFKPDKRASPVGKSSPISPPSSCSSSQSLAKSVILGDVLPNRIIDSKEMKATITVTVQQPLDLKGQDELVFSMVEEVTINGAYNRGNAGGNIICIRDAAQSQTQDQSSQPIRIISNVSDDSAAAGASINQPVSSDDEKPKYQFRKEKRILPSFINPMLINTDVNSDTDNVKEKESSCARPGGVKLDSELKGNNVDSENLEKRVETCPSKKHHIQKSNKVCYLACSQISYDPVVLEDKVFYNKPAESKTCEKRPQNSDKSHPRDGEHVYSTNNGRVSEGGETASGHVGNIPKRTGASPGCQETNSVFSKTNSLPRGWHNDTHSRGVTSSTACSPGETLERRQQGRQHSPANHSLYISSSLKNKAEFKQECSSALRKGAGKVFETSSQTKERDNTMSRRRSPSEDSSRLFSSKLEQLAARTNSLGRTPREFPTLERGSSNTSMSSKGSSKGSIEGSSKAGYKGNYEGDGTFPRASRSPRKTPRSDQSLHFFHSESHVPQSGKHTHSKLSAVGKLKMAGPKGRRLSASGTKNLSLSHKSLQQSINRSASLSPDSKTVSFERTSSFFSSSPPPSYRSICRTPSQSSTCSSTKSAIQGFVNGRISDLLKERASSPTSAGPDQMAILPSPYSQVTAPRVPDHLSGHASDTTSVLSGDLPPAMGKTSLHFSNRSSLVSSGYDSMVRDSEATGSSTSNRDSVSDRSASLLSVARSSRSSRRRGGNTGAHQRRLSHDTSMSLKRSASGLQSRRMDRGIPEAYEFKVYEIDNIQRMQKRAGTGVLQCQAEVFGAPSAEDLRGRGQIQRLEERAGGGQTRPHAGALQVEPRVRPVADVRGGFLGAPGGP; translated from the exons ATGCCATCTGTGACTGGGGAGAGATTTCCTGCCTCGACCCGGGCAGCAAACGGG ATCTCAGAAGTGCATCATCACTGCAAGTCCGTCGGATTTTCAAGCACCAAAGGAGGAGACAACCAACCCAATAAGAAGCGCCCTACTCCGGAGGGCGCCGGAGGGTCCAGGAGCGACCCACATCGGAATATGTGCCAGAGAGCAGACGATGTCCCGTCTTACAACTCCCTCCCGGGATCCGTGGGGGACAGCATCAGGAGCACCATGTCTTTTGGTAGCGGGACCATATGCAGAGGCTCCAATCCCGGCTTTGGGAGGTCCGATCGGAAAGTTGCGTCCTGTGAGAAGTGCTCAGCGACCCTTGTTGCTCTGAAGAAACAAGCGCTGAGTCTGGCTGTCCACCATCACTTCTCCTGCAAG GACACAAGTGACCTCTCAGCATTTCTTCATGACAACCTACGTGTCCATTGTCGTACTAATGTGGAGTTCaaggagagagaaagggagCTGGGCCAGTGTGGAACCTGTGGTGCGAACCTGAACCAGTTCAAACAGGAGGCCATCCACCTGGCTCTGAGTCGCGGTCAATCATCTGCTAAGCCTCCTTTTGGGTTTGGACTAAGCGGAGGGACAGTGCTGGGACAGAATGAGATAAAGGCTGTGCATCAGTCATACAGCCAAACCCACACTTCCAGACCAGGAAGTCCCAGGACGCCTCAGAGGACGCCTCAGAGGACCCCTCAAACCCTCAGAAGACGGGGGCCCAAGCTCCCCAACCCTGACATGGACCGCtgggtggaggagcagcagcagctggtggCTTCTAAATCTGTGTCCAATACAGATGGTGTTACCATAAATTCTTACCATCAG GCTGCAGATGGTGCTACGCAGAACTGGGTTGATGCTGGGACGGTGCAGGCAAGCTCCAAGATCCCTCACATCTCCAGAGTGGTGACCATCGCCAACACTGCTGCCATGTCCTTTTTGGCCAG GGCGGCCGAGAAGCTCAACCTGACATTGAGGAAAAAAGGCCAGGCTTGTGATCCAGCTCCCTCCCATTTCTCCACCTGCTTCAGGGAGATCATCCAGAAAAACCCGCCGCCCGTCCCCTCCTGCCTGCTCCAAGCTGCCACTCGAACCAAAGACTCACCCGATGTTGGCAAG GTCAAAGTCGTGCTGAGGGTGAGCCGAATGCTGTCAGAGGGCCAACCCCAGCCACCTGTTCTCCGGATTGAGCCATCCAAGAAAAGAGTCACCATAATGGAACCAGTCACCAAAAACATACCACACACCACAATGACACTTGGAAGGGATGGCAAAAGTCCACTTAAGACCTTCAACTTTGATGCGGCCTATTCTCAAGATTCAAGCCAG GCTGAGGTGTGTGCAGGCGTCTTGTCTGATGTCATCCGCTGTGTGCTGAGTGGCAGCGACGGATGTGTTTTGGGTTTGGGATGCACTGATGTGG GATCCTGGTCTTGCATGGTGGGGAGTGGTGAGAACATCCAGAAGCTTGGACTGATTCCCTGTGCCATCTCCTGGCTGTACAGTGCCATCGAGCGACGCAGGGAGAAGACCTGGACTGATCTGTCTGTGTCGGTGTCGGCCATAGAGATGTGCTGTGGCGAGGAGGATACACTGAGGGATCTGCTTGGGGAGGTTGTCCCTTCATCGGGCAGTGTCCAGAACAGCCCAAAAGCCCATGTTAAAGTTCAAGAGGACCCGGTCTATGGGATGCAG CTACGTAACCACAACCGTGTAAAGGCCCCGACTGCTGAGCGAGCTGCTTCTCTGCTGGATGCGGCCATCGCAGCACGGCGACACACTGACTTCATCACATACCTGTGCCACAGCTCTATAATGTTCTTCACTCTTCACATCCAGCCCCCTCGCACAGAAAGCAGCACCATTGGAAAAAGTG GTTCACGGGGAACCACTAAGTTGACCCTGATAGATGTGTGTAATGGTATGAGGGGTATTATCAAAAATAAACCACCTCATTCTGAACTGGGCCCCATTGTCTTGTCTCTTCTAAGTGGACATAAGACCATCCCCAGCAA GAACAATAAGTTGACCATGCTCCTTCGAGAGTCCTTGGCTCGTGAAAACTGCCATATTGCTGTGATTGCTCAAGTTGCTGATTCATTAGCGCATCTCCCAGAAACCTTCTCTACCATCCAACTTGCTTCTCGTATCCGCAGGACACAGAAGAGGACGAAG CAATCCACATCATGCTCTCCTTGTGGAAGGAGTTTGACCAAAGAAAAGAGAGCACCTCAGTCTTTGTCCTTGAGGGCCTTCCACTCCACCGATGAGGTAGATGTGGATAATCGTCCTTTCCGTCTGCGTGGTGAACTGGATCGATCCAGCAGTGACCAGTCCTGTGACACCGTGATCCAAATAGACTCAGATGGATTGGTCCATTCCAAAGCAGCCCCAGTGCATTCACAACCTGAGTTTGTGCCTATCATACCTTCTTTGCATCCTAATAAGGCCGACTTGGATGACCCAGAGTTTACAGCTCTTCTTCAAGAGCTTCTGAGAATCCCTCAGATGCATGGAGAAAAGAAGACAGAGGAAACTGTGCATGATGACACTGATGCTCTGAAAGCAGACAAGAAACCACCAGAGAGAGACTGTCTTAAATGTGATACGTTTGCTGAACTTCAAGAACGCTTAGGTTGTATTGATGGAAGTGAGATGACAATCGATGTGCTCAAATCTTCCTTAAAAGGTGCTtctcttaaaaatattttaaccaaATCACAGCCCAAAAAGGAAGCATCGGATGCACCGCAGACTGTGCTGAACCCTGGGATGTGTTGCAGTCAGACATCTCCAGGAGAAAAGCAAACAGATGGCGCTCTTCCTGGAGACAGTTTTCAGAGGGAGGATTCAGGTCTTTATGACTGTGAGGAGTGTAGTGCAAACAGTTCCAGCGAGGAACTGCTGAATCAAACTCTGGGTCTAAACATGACCATGCGTTCTGCCTTTCCCAACACTACACCTGTTAAATCAGGTAATCAGCTCTCCTCCCAGGGCTTTGATACAAATCCTAAGATTTCCACCAGTTCCCCTGCAATTCAGCCATCAGACAAACAGGACAGCCATGAAGCTGCTGATTGGTTTAAACCAGATAAAAGGGCTTCACCAGTTGGCAAAAGCTCCCCTATTTCTCCTCcctcttcctgttcctcttcacAATCCTTGGCTAAGAGTGTTATACTTGGAGACGTCTTGCCTAATCGCATCATAGACAGCAAGGAAATGAAAGCTACAATCACAGTGACGGTTCAGCAGCCGCTGGACCTAAAGGGTCAAGATGAACTTGTCTTCTCTATGGTAGAGGAGGTAACCATCAACGGAGCATATAACAGAGGGAACGCAGGTGGGAACATCATTTGCATCAGAGATGCTGCTCAGTCACAAACACAAGATCAAAGCTCTCAGCCAATCAGGATCATCAGCAATGTCAGTGATgactctgcagctgcaggtgcTTCTATTAATCAGCCTGTCTCCTCAGATGATGAAAAGCCCAAATATcagtttagaaaagaaaaaaggatccTGCCTTCATTTATAAATCCTATGTTGATTAATACAGATGTTAACTCTGACACGgataatgtaaaagaaaaggaaagttcCTGTGCAAGGCCTGGGGGAGTAAAGTTAGACTCTGAGCTCAAAGGAAATAATGTAGACAGTGAAAATCTTGAAAAGAGGGTTGAAACTTGCCCTTCCAAAAAACATCACATCCAGAAGTCTAACAAGGTTTGCTACTTAGCTTGTAGCCAAATTTCTTATGACCCAGTAGTCTTGGAAGATAAAGTTTTCTACAACAAACCTGCAGAAAGCAAAACCTGTGAAAAGAGACCTCAAAATTCAGACAAGAGTCACCCCAGAGACGGTGAGCATGTTTATTCCACTAACAATGGAAGAGTCTCAGAAGGGGGAGAAACCGCTTCTGGACATGTTGGAAATATCCCCAAGAGAACTGGTGCTTCACCTGGTTGCCAAGAAACCAACTCTGTTTTCTCTAAAACCAACAGTTTACCCAGGGGCTGGCACAATGACACCCACTCAAGGGGGGTGACATCATCCACGGCATGTAGCCCAGGGGAAACTCTGGAGAGGAGGCAGCAGGGCAGACAGCACTCTCCTGCAAACCACAGTCTCTATATCTCATCTTCtctaaaaaataaagcagaatttaaACAGGAATGTAGTAGTGCTCTCAGAAAGGGTGCTGGAAAAGTTTTTGAGACCTCAAGTCAAACAAAGGAACGTGACAATACAATGAGCAGGCGAAGATCTCCCTCTGAGGACAGTAGCAGGCTTTTCAGTTCCAAGCTGGAGCAGCTGGCTGCCAGGACTAATTCCCTTGGGAGGACCCCAAGGGAGTTCCCAACCCTGGAAAGAGGCAGTAGCAACACTTCTATGAGCTCTAAGGGAAGCTCCAAGGGAAGTATTGAAGGGAGTAGTAAAGCAGGTTATAAAGGAAATTATGAAGGAGATGGTACCTTTCCAAGGGCCAGCAGGAGCCCCAGAAAAACACCCCGGTCTGATCAGAGTCTTCACTTCTTCCATTCTGAAAGCCATGTACCTCAGTCTGGTAAGCATACCCATTCCAAGCTCTCTGCTGTGGGGAAACTTAAGATGGCTGGCCCCAAAGGTCGTCGATTGTCTGCCTCCGGCACCAAGAATCTCAGCCTATCCCACAAAAGCCTGCAACAGTCCATCAACCGTAGTGCCAGTCTCTCACCAGACAGTAAAACGGTTAGCTTTGAGCGGACatcctcttttttctcctcttccccTCCACCATCTTATCGCTCCATTTGTCGAACTCCAAGTCAGAGCTCCACATGCTCATCTACAAAATCCGCCATCCAGGGATTTGTCAATGGTCGGATCTCAGACCTTCTCAAGGAAAGAGCTTCTAGTCCTACCTCAGCAGGACCAGATCAAATGGCCATACTTCCCTCCCCATATAGCCAGGTGACGGCTCCCCGTGTGCCTGACCACCTGAGTGGGCATGCGAGTGACACAACCAGTGTGTTGAGTGGAGATTTGCCGCCAGCCATGGGAAAGACTTCGCTGCATTTCTCTAACAGGAGCAGTTTGGTGAGCAGTGGCTACGACAGCATGGTGAGGGACAGTGAAGCCACAGGCAGCAGCACTTCCAACAGAGACTCTGTCAGTGACAGGAGCGCCTCTCTGCTCAGTGTGGCTCGCAGCAGCCGGTCATCTCGGAGACGAGGAGGGAACacag GTGCTCACCAGCGACGCCTTTCTCACGATACGTCTATGTCCTTGAAACGCTCAGCTAGCGGCCTGCAGTCTCGCAGGATGGATCGGGGAATACCTGAGGCCTATGAGTTCAAGGTGTATGAGATCGACAATATTCAGAGGATGCAGAAAAGAGCAG GGACCGGTGTGCTTCAGTGCCAAGCTGAAGTTTTTGGAGCACCGTCAGCAGAGGATCTCAGAGGTCGGGGTCAGATACAACGACTTGAGGAAAGAGCTGGAGGAGGCCAAACACGACCTCATGCTGGAGCCCTCCAAGTGGAACCAAGAGT TCGACCTGTGGCAGACGTTCGAGGTGGATTCCTTGGAGCACCTGGAGGCCCTTGA